A region from the uncultured Macellibacteroides sp. genome encodes:
- a CDS encoding ABC transporter permease, with protein sequence MFDFDNFREIFGTIKKNKLRTFLTGFSVSWGIFMLIVLLGAGNGLRNGVMYNFRNMAMNKVEVWPRFTTLPYKGMQTNRPITFKEEDYVAISREHSEIDLKSATINHSDTLFYGREYNNCQLNGIFPAYSGINFVEMQAGKGRFINDLDIQQKRKVVVISPRMEEVLFRKESALGKYVRAGSVMYQVVGVYKDDNKSNDAPCYIPFSTGQSLYSSGYGLNQLSFTITGVNTEDENTSFEDRFRQRMGRRHQFDPADKSAIGMWNTANEFRMFNSMMNGILAFVWIVGIGTLIAGIVGVSNIMLISVRERTKEFGIRKAVGATPLSILKLVIFESIIITAIFGYIGMILGIGLTELINYGMQASGMGEAAGQDDISMFRDPTVSLTISLVSTGILILAGVLAGYFPAQKAVKITAIEAMRAE encoded by the coding sequence ATGTTTGATTTTGATAATTTTAGAGAGATATTCGGCACAATTAAGAAAAATAAACTTCGGACTTTTCTTACGGGATTCTCTGTTTCATGGGGAATTTTTATGCTGATTGTTTTACTTGGAGCCGGTAACGGACTTCGCAACGGAGTTATGTATAATTTCCGCAACATGGCGATGAACAAGGTAGAGGTATGGCCTCGTTTTACAACGTTGCCTTATAAAGGGATGCAGACTAACCGGCCTATTACTTTCAAAGAAGAAGACTATGTAGCCATTAGCCGTGAACACTCCGAAATAGATCTAAAATCGGCCACCATCAACCATAGCGACACGTTGTTTTATGGCAGAGAATATAACAACTGCCAGCTTAACGGTATTTTCCCCGCCTACTCTGGGATCAATTTTGTTGAGATGCAGGCAGGAAAAGGCCGTTTTATTAACGATCTGGATATACAACAAAAACGAAAAGTAGTTGTAATCAGTCCCCGGATGGAGGAAGTTCTTTTCAGAAAGGAAAGCGCTTTAGGAAAATATGTAAGGGCTGGATCGGTAATGTATCAGGTTGTTGGTGTATACAAAGACGATAATAAAAGCAACGATGCTCCCTGCTATATTCCTTTTTCGACCGGACAATCCCTTTATAGCTCAGGCTATGGTTTAAATCAGCTTTCCTTTACCATTACAGGTGTTAATACGGAAGACGAAAATACCTCATTTGAAGATCGTTTCCGCCAACGAATGGGTCGCAGACATCAGTTTGATCCGGCCGACAAGAGTGCAATAGGTATGTGGAATACCGCGAACGAATTCAGAATGTTCAACAGTATGATGAACGGGATTCTTGCATTTGTATGGATTGTAGGTATTGGAACTTTAATTGCAGGTATTGTTGGGGTAAGTAACATTATGCTTATCAGCGTTAGGGAACGGACCAAGGAGTTTGGTATCCGCAAAGCTGTTGGAGCAACGCCTTTATCCATATTAAAACTTGTGATTTTTGAATCAATAATAATTACGGCCATCTTCGGCTATATTGGGATGATTCTGGGAATTGGACTAACGGAATTAATAAATTATGGAATGCAAGCATCTGGCATGGGTGAAGCTGCCGGACAAGATGATATTTCGATGTTCAGGGACCCGACAGTTAGTCTTACAATTTCGCTTGTATCTACAGGGATACTCATTTTAGCTGGAGTTCTTGCCGGATATTTCCCCGCACAAAAGGCAGTAAAGATTACAGCTATTGAAGCAATGAGAGCCGAATAA